The segment CCGTCGGCGCGGACACGACGACGGCGCTCCCGACGTTCGGGTCGCCGAGCACGGCGTCGAGCGCCTCGCGGAACCGCTCGACGTCCGCGTCGCCGATGACGTCCACGGGATTGTACACGTTCGCGTTCTCCGGGAGCGAAGACGACAGCGTCTCGATGGTGTCGTCGGCGAACGACGCGAGGTCGAGGTCGGCGTCGCCGATGGCGTCGGTCGCGAGCACGCCCGGTCCGCCCGCGTTCGTGACGACGGCGACGCCGTCGGTGTCCGGGAGCGGCTGGTCGGAGAGGACGCGCGCCCAGTCGAACAGCTCCTCGACGCTGTCGGCGCGGAGGACGCCCGCCTGCTCGAGCCCGGCTTCGTAGGCGGCCTCGCTCCCCGCGATGGCGCCGGTGTGACTGGACGCGGCGTGCGCGCCCGCGTCCGTACGCCCGGACTTCACGAGCACCACGGGCGTGTCTTTCGTGACCTCGCGAGCGGTGTCGACGAACTCGCGGCCGCGCTTGATCGACTCGAGGTAGCCGATGACGACGTCGGTCTCCTCGTCGGCGCCCCAGTTGTCGACGAAGTCCGTCTCGTCGAGTACCGCCTTGTTGCCCAGGGAGACGACGTCCCGGAACCCGATCCCCTCGTCGTTCGCCCAGTCCAGGACGGCGGTGATGAACGCCCCGGACTGGCTCATGAACGAGACGTTCCCCGGGAGCGCCATCTCGGGGCCGAACGTCGCGTTCATGTCGACGCCGGTGTTCATCACGCCGAGACAGTTCGGGCCGACGAGGTCGAGGTCGTACTCCGCAGCCACCGCGGCGAGCTCTCGCTCCCGCGCCGCGCCCTCGCCACCGGCTTCGCCGAACCCGGCTGTGACCACGACGACGGCGTCCACGCCCGCCTCGCCCGCGTCCCGGACGACCGAGACGGCGACCTGCGGCGGGACGACGACCACCGCCATGTCAGTCGGTGGCGCGTCGACGAGCGCGTCGTAACACTCGTGCCCGAGCACGGACTCGCGGTTCGGGTTCACCGCGATCACGTCGCCGACGAACCCGTCGTCGAGGTTCTCGAGGATGGCGCGGCCGACCGAGCCCTCGCGGTCGGTCGCCCCGACCACCGCGACCCGCTCCGGCGCGAAGACGGCAGATAATCGTCCCATCGGTC is part of the Halorubellus sp. JP-L1 genome and harbors:
- a CDS encoding acetate--CoA ligase family protein; amino-acid sequence: MGRLSAVFAPERVAVVGATDREGSVGRAILENLDDGFVGDVIAVNPNRESVLGHECYDALVDAPPTDMAVVVVPPQVAVSVVRDAGEAGVDAVVVVTAGFGEAGGEGAARERELAAVAAEYDLDLVGPNCLGVMNTGVDMNATFGPEMALPGNVSFMSQSGAFITAVLDWANDEGIGFRDVVSLGNKAVLDETDFVDNWGADEETDVVIGYLESIKRGREFVDTAREVTKDTPVVLVKSGRTDAGAHAASSHTGAIAGSEAAYEAGLEQAGVLRADSVEELFDWARVLSDQPLPDTDGVAVVTNAGGPGVLATDAIGDADLDLASFADDTIETLSSSLPENANVYNPVDVIGDADVERFREALDAVLGDPNVGSAVVVSAPTAVLEFGDLAEEIVAAQDRHDLPVVACLMGGERSEAPADAMSEHGIPNYFDPARAVSGLDALSDYRRIREREYDDPADFDVDRERVREILTEAADRGEHRIGIEAMEILDAYGIDTPTGAVAKSPHDAEDVAREIGGPVAMKIVSPDILHKSDIGGVKVGVDEGDVHDAYEDLVTRARNYQPDANVLGVQVQELLDLDDAVETIVGVNRDPQFGPLVLFGLGGIFVEVMEDTSLRVAPVGETEAREMTEEIQSAPLLRGARGRDPVDVDAVVETIQRLAQLATDFPAILELDVNPLVVAPDGATAVDLRLTTDLEEL